A window of Ictalurus furcatus strain D&B chromosome 18, Billie_1.0, whole genome shotgun sequence contains these coding sequences:
- the mfhas1 gene encoding malignant fibrous histiocytoma-amplified sequence 1 homolog isoform X2: MAENETNLRTARIWRDAALRSRKLRSNLRQLTLSTNNNQKIIFPDDIKEIEVLNLGNNSLQELPEGLGSTLTKLRILILRRNKFTHVPSPIFQLSHLTELDLSHNCLSHLSEDIEHLKRLKKLGVSHNKIRYLPSQIGTLQALEEVDVSFNELRDFPRSFTQLKKLRTLDVDHNKLENFPPELLALSDLEELDCSGNKLEGLPGNITMLQTLKILWLSSTHISCLPETFCDLQNLESLMLDNNSLAALPRSFGKMQTLKMLNLSSNSFEDFPQVILTIASLEELYLSRNRLSFLPHEVGRLSNLANLWLDNNRITFLPDSIVELEKLEELVLQGNQIAILPDNFGKLAKVNIWKVKDNPLIQPPYEVCMKGIPYIAAYQKELAHAQTAVKPRLKLVLMGQTNAGKTKLRQCIVSKPLDAKTITGGRGIDVTNWVADAHRSLTFIVYDLSGKQNYELIKPFFLSPCALYVVVVNLKSYTCKTFYSSVGYFLHLLGAKVPHAVVCIVGTHIDLCAEAELEEKCLDIHRQISLQEKRDTESLRTLAKQVDEALEQDYDVRSSSPHVLFYGVSDRNLRRKKAQLQYMLNNRLQILSPVFCVSCVEMRNIQRLKEKLMSVADHRDIFPNLHRVLPKSWQMLEELHFKPQDLWLSWWDSARLGLQAGLTEDRLQSALSYLHESGKLLYFEDSKTLKEFVFHNLPRFIAVLNVFFQKDRTAMLEKLNSERDTDKNVAPSQIQHHVESFLLHGLLPSNVIRQLLKPLVQTQQDLHLIMELLEKMGVCYCINKPRSRPLNGAPVVYKFPSLVSSEEPSTEPWHNGGSSAPGQFFSVEHLQIEYSFPFLIPPGLFARFSVQINSHVVQRTDGKDYIFAYRGKVPVMVNYRPSRNRLHPETLAISSHASLPNIWTAWQAITPLVEELNVLLQEWPGLHYSVHILCSKCLKRGSPNPHSFPGEWTIVCFVTIY; this comes from the coding sequence ATGGCTGAGAATGAGACTAATCTGAGGACGGCCAGGATATGGCGAGACGCAGCATTACGCTCCAGGAAACTGAGGAGCAACCTGCGCCAGCTCACTCTGAGCACCAATAACAACCAGAAAATCATCTTCCCCGACGACATCAAGGAGATCGAAGTCCTCAACCTGGGCAATAATTCTCTCCAAGAGCTTCCTGAGGGTCTGGGATCCACTCTGACCAAGCTTCGCATCCTCATCCTGCGCAGGAACAAGTTCACCCATGTGCCCTCTCCAATATTCCAGCTGAGTCACTTGACTGAGCTGGATCTTAGTCACAACTGCCTCAGCCATCTCTCGGAGGACATCGAGCATTTGAAGAGGCTGAAAAAGCTCGGTGTGAGCCACAACAAGATCCGGTACCTGCCGTCCCAAATAGGGACGTTGCAGGCCCTGGAGGAGGTCGACGTGAGCTTCAACGAGCTCCGTGATTTCCCCAGGTCCTTCACGCAGCTCAAGAAGCTCAGGACGCTGGACGTTGACCATAACAAGCTCGAAAACTTCCCACCGGAGCTTCTCGCCCTCAGCGATCTGGAGGAACTCGATTGCTCAGGGAATAAACTAGAGGGCCTGCCAGGCAATATCACGATGCTGCAGACTCTCAAAATTTTGTGGCTCAGCTCCACGCATATCTCATGTTTACCTGAGACCTTCTGCGATCTGCAGAACCTGGAAAGCTTGATGCTCGATAACAATTCCCTTGCGGCGCTGCCACGGTCGTTCGGAAAAATGCAAACGCTGAAAATGCTCAATCTGTCGTCCAACTCCTTTGAAGATTTTCCTCAGGTCATTCTCACAATCGCTAGTTTGGAGGAGCTGTATTTGAGCAGAAATCGGTTGTCTTTCCTCCCACACGAAGTGGGCCGGCTGTCTAATCTCGCCAATTTGTGGTTGGACAACAATAGAATAACGTTTCTCCCAGACTCCATAGTGGAGCTGGAAAAACTGGAGGAGCTGGTTTTACAGGGCAACCAAATTGCCATCCTGCCAGACAATTTCGGAAAGCTCGCCAAAGTTAACATTTGGAAAGTTAAGGACAATCCTCTCATACAACCTCCGTATGAGGTGTGCATGAAGGGCATCCCGTATATCGCTGCCTATCAGAAGGAGCTCGCCCACGCCCAGACTGCTGTGAAACCGAGACTCAAACTTGTTTTGATGGGCCAGACAAATGCAGGGAAAACTAAGCTCAGGCAGTGCATTGTAAGCAAACCGTTAGACGCTAAGACGATAACCGGTGGTAGAGGGATCGACGTGACGAACTGGGTAGCGGATGCTCACCGCAGTCTTACCTTCATCGTGTATGATCTATCAGGGAAGCAGAATTACGAACTCATTAAACCGTTTTTCCTCTCGCCATGCGCTCTGTACGTAGTGGTAGTGAATTTAAAGTCGTACACGTGTAAGACTTTCTACTCCAGCGTAGGATATTTCCTCCACCTGCTCGGCGCTAAGGTGCCCCATGCAGTGGTGTGTATAGTGGGAACACACATTGACCTCTGTGCTGAGGCAGAATTGGAGGAAAAGTGCTTGGATATCCACAGACAGATCTCTCTGCAGGAgaagagagacacggagagtcTGCGGACACTTGCTAAGCAGGTGGACGAAGCCTTGGAACAGGATTATGACGTCAGGTCGTCAAGCCCACATGTACTTTTTTACGGAGTCTCGGACAGGAACCTGAGACGTAAAAAAGCCCAGCTGCAGTACATGCTGAACAACCGACTGCAGATCCTGTCTCCGGTGTTTTGTGTGAGTTGCGTGGAGATGCGAAATATCCAGCGGTTAAAGGAGAAACTCATGTCCGTCGCCGATCACCGCGATATCTTTCCTAACCTTCACAGAGTGCTGCCGAAATCGTGGCAGATGCTGGAGGAGCTCCATTTCAAGCCGCAGGACCTGTGGCTGTCGTGGTGGGACTCTGCTCGCCTGGGCCTGCAAGCGGGACTGACGGAAGACCGTCTGCAAAGCGCGCTGTCCTACCTACACGAGAGCGGGAAACTGCTGTACTTCGAGGACAGCAAAACACTAAAAGAATTCGTCTTCCATAATCTGCCCCGGTTCATCGCCGTCTTGAACGTCTTCTTTCAGAAGGACCGTACTGCCATGCTGGAAAAATTAAATTCCGAGAGAGACACTGACAAGAACGTCGCTCCGTCCCAAATCCAGCACCACGTGGAAAGTTTTCTGCTGCATGGTCTGCTGCCTTCCAACGTCATCCGCCAGCTCCTCAAACCTCTTGTGCAGACACAGCAGGACTTGCACCTTATCATGGAGCTGCTTGAAAAGATGGGGGTTTGCTATTGCATCAACAAACCTCGGAGCAGACCGCTAAACGGTGCGCCTGTAGTTTACAAGTTCCCAAGTCTGGTCAGCAGTGAGGAGCCCAGCACTGAACCCTGGCACAACGGTGGCTCATCAGCTCCTGGTCAGTTCTTCTCGGTGGAACACTTGCAGATCGAGTATAGCTTTCCGTTTCTCATTCCTCCTGGACTTTTTGCACGGTTCAGCGTGCAAATCAACAGCCACGTGGTGCAACGCACCGACGGAAAGGATTACATCTTTGCCTACCGGGGTAAAGTGCCTGTGATGGTGAACTACCGGCCGTCTCGAAACAGACTGCACCCGGAGACTCTTGCCATTTCTAGTCATGCATCTTTGCCAAATATCTGGACAGCTTGGCAGGCAATTACCCCACTTGTAGAGGAGCTGAATGTTCTTCTGCAGGAATGGCCTGGTCTCCATTATTCTGTACATATCCTGTGTTCCAAGTGCCTGAAGCGAGGGTCACCCAACCCACATTCCTTTCCAGGTGAGTGGACTATTGTTTGCTTTGTGACCATTTATTAA
- the mfhas1 gene encoding malignant fibrous histiocytoma-amplified sequence 1 homolog isoform X1, with protein MAENETNLRTARIWRDAALRSRKLRSNLRQLTLSTNNNQKIIFPDDIKEIEVLNLGNNSLQELPEGLGSTLTKLRILILRRNKFTHVPSPIFQLSHLTELDLSHNCLSHLSEDIEHLKRLKKLGVSHNKIRYLPSQIGTLQALEEVDVSFNELRDFPRSFTQLKKLRTLDVDHNKLENFPPELLALSDLEELDCSGNKLEGLPGNITMLQTLKILWLSSTHISCLPETFCDLQNLESLMLDNNSLAALPRSFGKMQTLKMLNLSSNSFEDFPQVILTIASLEELYLSRNRLSFLPHEVGRLSNLANLWLDNNRITFLPDSIVELEKLEELVLQGNQIAILPDNFGKLAKVNIWKVKDNPLIQPPYEVCMKGIPYIAAYQKELAHAQTAVKPRLKLVLMGQTNAGKTKLRQCIVSKPLDAKTITGGRGIDVTNWVADAHRSLTFIVYDLSGKQNYELIKPFFLSPCALYVVVVNLKSYTCKTFYSSVGYFLHLLGAKVPHAVVCIVGTHIDLCAEAELEEKCLDIHRQISLQEKRDTESLRTLAKQVDEALEQDYDVRSSSPHVLFYGVSDRNLRRKKAQLQYMLNNRLQILSPVFCVSCVEMRNIQRLKEKLMSVADHRDIFPNLHRVLPKSWQMLEELHFKPQDLWLSWWDSARLGLQAGLTEDRLQSALSYLHESGKLLYFEDSKTLKEFVFHNLPRFIAVLNVFFQKDRTAMLEKLNSERDTDKNVAPSQIQHHVESFLLHGLLPSNVIRQLLKPLVQTQQDLHLIMELLEKMGVCYCINKPRSRPLNGAPVVYKFPSLVSSEEPSTEPWHNGGSSAPGQFFSVEHLQIEYSFPFLIPPGLFARFSVQINSHVVQRTDGKDYIFAYRGKVPVMVNYRPSRNRLHPETLAISSHASLPNIWTAWQAITPLVEELNVLLQEWPGLHYSVHILCSKCLKRGSPNPHSFPGELLSQPRPEGLTEIICPKNGSERVNVALVYPPSPTLISPSPK; from the coding sequence ATGGCTGAGAATGAGACTAATCTGAGGACGGCCAGGATATGGCGAGACGCAGCATTACGCTCCAGGAAACTGAGGAGCAACCTGCGCCAGCTCACTCTGAGCACCAATAACAACCAGAAAATCATCTTCCCCGACGACATCAAGGAGATCGAAGTCCTCAACCTGGGCAATAATTCTCTCCAAGAGCTTCCTGAGGGTCTGGGATCCACTCTGACCAAGCTTCGCATCCTCATCCTGCGCAGGAACAAGTTCACCCATGTGCCCTCTCCAATATTCCAGCTGAGTCACTTGACTGAGCTGGATCTTAGTCACAACTGCCTCAGCCATCTCTCGGAGGACATCGAGCATTTGAAGAGGCTGAAAAAGCTCGGTGTGAGCCACAACAAGATCCGGTACCTGCCGTCCCAAATAGGGACGTTGCAGGCCCTGGAGGAGGTCGACGTGAGCTTCAACGAGCTCCGTGATTTCCCCAGGTCCTTCACGCAGCTCAAGAAGCTCAGGACGCTGGACGTTGACCATAACAAGCTCGAAAACTTCCCACCGGAGCTTCTCGCCCTCAGCGATCTGGAGGAACTCGATTGCTCAGGGAATAAACTAGAGGGCCTGCCAGGCAATATCACGATGCTGCAGACTCTCAAAATTTTGTGGCTCAGCTCCACGCATATCTCATGTTTACCTGAGACCTTCTGCGATCTGCAGAACCTGGAAAGCTTGATGCTCGATAACAATTCCCTTGCGGCGCTGCCACGGTCGTTCGGAAAAATGCAAACGCTGAAAATGCTCAATCTGTCGTCCAACTCCTTTGAAGATTTTCCTCAGGTCATTCTCACAATCGCTAGTTTGGAGGAGCTGTATTTGAGCAGAAATCGGTTGTCTTTCCTCCCACACGAAGTGGGCCGGCTGTCTAATCTCGCCAATTTGTGGTTGGACAACAATAGAATAACGTTTCTCCCAGACTCCATAGTGGAGCTGGAAAAACTGGAGGAGCTGGTTTTACAGGGCAACCAAATTGCCATCCTGCCAGACAATTTCGGAAAGCTCGCCAAAGTTAACATTTGGAAAGTTAAGGACAATCCTCTCATACAACCTCCGTATGAGGTGTGCATGAAGGGCATCCCGTATATCGCTGCCTATCAGAAGGAGCTCGCCCACGCCCAGACTGCTGTGAAACCGAGACTCAAACTTGTTTTGATGGGCCAGACAAATGCAGGGAAAACTAAGCTCAGGCAGTGCATTGTAAGCAAACCGTTAGACGCTAAGACGATAACCGGTGGTAGAGGGATCGACGTGACGAACTGGGTAGCGGATGCTCACCGCAGTCTTACCTTCATCGTGTATGATCTATCAGGGAAGCAGAATTACGAACTCATTAAACCGTTTTTCCTCTCGCCATGCGCTCTGTACGTAGTGGTAGTGAATTTAAAGTCGTACACGTGTAAGACTTTCTACTCCAGCGTAGGATATTTCCTCCACCTGCTCGGCGCTAAGGTGCCCCATGCAGTGGTGTGTATAGTGGGAACACACATTGACCTCTGTGCTGAGGCAGAATTGGAGGAAAAGTGCTTGGATATCCACAGACAGATCTCTCTGCAGGAgaagagagacacggagagtcTGCGGACACTTGCTAAGCAGGTGGACGAAGCCTTGGAACAGGATTATGACGTCAGGTCGTCAAGCCCACATGTACTTTTTTACGGAGTCTCGGACAGGAACCTGAGACGTAAAAAAGCCCAGCTGCAGTACATGCTGAACAACCGACTGCAGATCCTGTCTCCGGTGTTTTGTGTGAGTTGCGTGGAGATGCGAAATATCCAGCGGTTAAAGGAGAAACTCATGTCCGTCGCCGATCACCGCGATATCTTTCCTAACCTTCACAGAGTGCTGCCGAAATCGTGGCAGATGCTGGAGGAGCTCCATTTCAAGCCGCAGGACCTGTGGCTGTCGTGGTGGGACTCTGCTCGCCTGGGCCTGCAAGCGGGACTGACGGAAGACCGTCTGCAAAGCGCGCTGTCCTACCTACACGAGAGCGGGAAACTGCTGTACTTCGAGGACAGCAAAACACTAAAAGAATTCGTCTTCCATAATCTGCCCCGGTTCATCGCCGTCTTGAACGTCTTCTTTCAGAAGGACCGTACTGCCATGCTGGAAAAATTAAATTCCGAGAGAGACACTGACAAGAACGTCGCTCCGTCCCAAATCCAGCACCACGTGGAAAGTTTTCTGCTGCATGGTCTGCTGCCTTCCAACGTCATCCGCCAGCTCCTCAAACCTCTTGTGCAGACACAGCAGGACTTGCACCTTATCATGGAGCTGCTTGAAAAGATGGGGGTTTGCTATTGCATCAACAAACCTCGGAGCAGACCGCTAAACGGTGCGCCTGTAGTTTACAAGTTCCCAAGTCTGGTCAGCAGTGAGGAGCCCAGCACTGAACCCTGGCACAACGGTGGCTCATCAGCTCCTGGTCAGTTCTTCTCGGTGGAACACTTGCAGATCGAGTATAGCTTTCCGTTTCTCATTCCTCCTGGACTTTTTGCACGGTTCAGCGTGCAAATCAACAGCCACGTGGTGCAACGCACCGACGGAAAGGATTACATCTTTGCCTACCGGGGTAAAGTGCCTGTGATGGTGAACTACCGGCCGTCTCGAAACAGACTGCACCCGGAGACTCTTGCCATTTCTAGTCATGCATCTTTGCCAAATATCTGGACAGCTTGGCAGGCAATTACCCCACTTGTAGAGGAGCTGAATGTTCTTCTGCAGGAATGGCCTGGTCTCCATTATTCTGTACATATCCTGTGTTCCAAGTGCCTGAAGCGAGGGTCACCCAACCCACATTCCTTTCCAG